Proteins from a genomic interval of Nitrosomonas sp.:
- the eboE gene encoding metabolite traffic protein EboE, whose amino-acid sequence MRLPDGTELTYCTNIHPGESWHEVQQSLNSYTLKVKASVAGRAPFGIGLRLSASAAAELSVAGTLEEFKLWLTLNNCYVFTINGFPYGNFHGESVKQNVYLPDWRSRERVDYTLNLAELLVTLLPEGYAGYGSISTVPLGFKASFSESENAAQAAENLLLVACQLIELENKSGKRIILGLEPEPCCYLETIRETVRFFNDYLLSASASEKIGNAFNLSAQQARLEIRKHIGICLDLCHAAVEFEDPHDVIEQIQSANINIAKIQITNCLRIPSVNNQKIEQLSAFADEIYLHQVVEKTEQGLHRYADIPQAISRFYSNPIHGDIEWRVHFHIPVFLNMLSIFDTTQSFTEAALAGHVRTRLTRHLEIETYTWCVLPEQYRPENVVELIRKEYSWVNNILLP is encoded by the coding sequence TTGCGACTACCTGACGGTACGGAATTAACCTATTGCACCAACATTCATCCCGGAGAAAGTTGGCATGAGGTTCAGCAAAGCCTGAATTCATATACGCTGAAAGTTAAGGCAAGTGTTGCAGGTCGCGCCCCCTTCGGGATCGGACTGCGATTATCGGCCTCTGCGGCGGCGGAACTCTCGGTAGCAGGCACGCTGGAAGAATTCAAATTATGGCTCACACTAAACAATTGCTATGTATTTACCATCAATGGCTTCCCTTATGGCAATTTCCATGGGGAAAGCGTCAAGCAAAATGTTTATCTGCCAGATTGGAGAAGCCGCGAGCGCGTAGACTACACGCTGAATCTGGCTGAATTGCTTGTTACGCTCCTTCCTGAAGGATATGCCGGGTATGGAAGCATTTCTACTGTTCCGCTTGGTTTTAAGGCGTCTTTTTCTGAATCGGAGAATGCCGCGCAAGCTGCTGAAAACCTTCTACTGGTTGCATGCCAACTAATTGAGTTAGAAAACAAATCCGGCAAGCGCATTATTCTCGGACTGGAACCAGAACCATGCTGCTATCTGGAAACAATCAGGGAAACGGTTCGTTTTTTTAATGACTATTTGCTGTCCGCCTCTGCATCTGAAAAAATCGGAAACGCCTTTAATCTCAGCGCCCAACAAGCGCGATTAGAAATTCGAAAGCATATAGGCATTTGCCTGGATTTATGCCATGCTGCCGTGGAATTTGAAGATCCGCATGATGTCATTGAGCAGATCCAATCGGCAAATATCAATATAGCCAAGATACAGATAACCAATTGCCTGAGAATTCCTTCGGTAAACAATCAAAAAATCGAGCAGCTTTCCGCTTTTGCGGATGAGATATATCTCCATCAGGTTGTGGAAAAAACAGAGCAGGGATTGCATCGGTATGCCGATATCCCTCAGGCAATCTCCCGGTTTTATTCAAACCCCATTCATGGTGATATTGAATGGAGAGTCCACTTTCATATTCCTGTATTCCTGAATATGCTATCCATTTTTGATACGACACAATCATTCACCGAAGCAGCACTTGCCGGGCATGTCCGGACCAGGCTAACCCGGCATCTCGAAATTGAAACCTATACATGGTGTGTTTTGCCAGAACAATATCGGCCAGAAAATGTCGTGGAGCTGATTAGGAAGGAATATTCCTGGGTAAACAACATACTTTTACCGTGA
- a CDS encoding UbiA family prenyltransferase, which yields MNIRIFLQLGRISNIPTVWTNCLTGALLSNSFILDYRLFLLLIGTSLLYISGMFMNDAFDFGFDKKYRPSRPAASGKIPVPTVFAWSFLMMLSGLSAILFASTAQPESNGLFAALCLSILIIIYDWKHKNNPLAPGIMGMCRGMLLLTAGLVYSDTINFQLAAGALSLFAWTFGLTLLAKQEHIDNQTPKWPLLFLSAPLFYVAIAVTLKPISWLFLGLLILVIIYTMFLCRSRQSKQKIQMVSLLIASFSLVDGLLLAAGGFESAAMLAGLMTLATLQLQKSIAGT from the coding sequence GTGAATATTCGTATTTTCTTACAACTTGGCCGCATATCAAATATTCCAACTGTTTGGACAAATTGTCTGACAGGCGCACTGTTATCAAATAGCTTTATCCTGGATTATCGTCTCTTTTTGTTACTTATCGGAACAAGCCTGCTATATATTTCCGGGATGTTCATGAATGACGCTTTTGATTTCGGGTTTGACAAAAAATACAGACCATCCAGACCAGCTGCAAGTGGCAAAATCCCGGTTCCAACTGTTTTTGCCTGGAGCTTTCTGATGATGCTATCAGGTTTGTCCGCCATTCTTTTTGCTTCAACCGCGCAGCCTGAATCAAACGGGCTTTTTGCTGCTCTGTGTTTGAGTATATTGATCATCATTTATGACTGGAAACACAAAAATAATCCCCTGGCGCCAGGTATCATGGGAATGTGCCGGGGAATGTTGCTGCTTACCGCTGGCCTTGTCTACTCGGACACCATCAATTTTCAATTGGCTGCGGGTGCCTTGTCCCTTTTCGCATGGACATTTGGATTGACATTATTAGCAAAGCAGGAACATATTGATAATCAAACACCTAAATGGCCACTGCTCTTTTTGTCAGCCCCGTTGTTTTATGTGGCAATCGCCGTTACATTAAAACCCATCAGCTGGTTATTTTTGGGACTGTTGATTCTGGTGATCATATATACGATGTTTCTCTGTCGTTCTCGCCAATCCAAACAAAAAATTCAGATGGTATCACTGCTTATTGCTTCCTTTTCTCTAGTGGATGGATTGTTACTGGCAGCAGGCGGATTTGAATCAGCAGCGATGCTGGCTGGTCTGATGACCCTTGCCACGCTACAACTTCAAAAATCCATTGCCGGAACGTGA
- a CDS encoding EboA domain-containing protein, translating into MNNQEAFSLLKATILARTTNEIADWIEQVLSMPDKQVDTGGLSHSIAIVSKKIGKDYFLEPEKTLLPKFSKLYPGWQPEKWLLTESVRILFNLSIAQRHHDSENIFAKIHRITELSEKIAYLKGLFLYTRSSYHQVQALEAIRSNTRSLFAAVCLFNPYPAENFMEGEWNNMILKALTWNFALDHIYGFDSRKNAALSTAICEYIRELRSANRDIPPDLWQCVDPLTDHDVLLPEQ; encoded by the coding sequence ATGAACAATCAGGAAGCATTTTCTCTATTAAAAGCGACTATTCTCGCTAGAACAACCAATGAGATTGCCGACTGGATCGAGCAAGTCCTTTCCATGCCGGATAAACAGGTTGATACCGGCGGATTGAGTCACAGTATCGCAATAGTTTCCAAAAAAATCGGGAAAGATTATTTTTTGGAACCAGAAAAGACTTTGCTGCCCAAATTCAGTAAATTATATCCAGGATGGCAGCCTGAAAAATGGCTGTTAACGGAATCCGTCAGAATATTATTTAACCTATCCATAGCACAGAGGCATCACGATTCCGAAAATATTTTTGCCAAAATTCATAGAATAACCGAATTATCAGAGAAAATCGCCTATCTAAAAGGCCTGTTTCTCTATACCCGGTCAAGCTATCATCAGGTACAGGCCCTGGAGGCTATTCGTTCCAATACTCGATCTTTGTTTGCTGCTGTTTGCCTGTTTAATCCTTACCCGGCAGAGAATTTTATGGAGGGGGAATGGAACAACATGATTCTGAAAGCGTTGACCTGGAATTTTGCATTGGATCATATTTATGGGTTTGATAGTCGTAAGAATGCCGCATTATCAACAGCCATTTGTGAATACATCAGGGAGCTAAGAAGCGCAAACCGGGATATTCCGCCGGATTTATGGCAATGCGTCGACCCGCTTACTGATCATGATGTCTTATTGCCTGAACAATAG